One window of Thermostichus vulcanus str. 'Rupite' genomic DNA carries:
- a CDS encoding FAD-binding oxidoreductase, whose product MSLSPHLAAFLANQPHPPKIEAPSTVAELAEILKEHSESHLGQTLWVAGNGSKLSWGNPTGSVDLLVSTRGLHRLINHAAADLTVTVEAGMPLMELQRILAEKGQWWPVDPLYPDWATLGGILATADTGSLRQRYGGIRDLILGITFVRADGEVAKAGGRVVKNVAGYDLMKLFTGSLGSLGIVTQVSLRLYPLPAAQGCLRGTGSLMVLEEFCQQLLRAKVSPVGLDLGLDGGEPYVAILFHGSERVIAEQMAQTRFLGEALHWQEEVKEGLAATTEVGRGLMTLQPSSTRSETVLMKFGCLPNRSLGILQQFQALFPGCWVQLHRGCGLGRAWVVNPEGGSLEQLQQHLKSAGGFLTLLEAPPPLKAALAQDLGPTGILMDKLRQQFDPARTFGLRLPVVSSDSLQSPEASR is encoded by the coding sequence ATGTCCCTTTCTCCTCATCTGGCGGCGTTTCTGGCCAACCAGCCCCATCCGCCCAAAATCGAGGCTCCCTCCACGGTTGCTGAACTGGCTGAGATCCTAAAAGAGCACTCAGAAAGCCACTTAGGACAGACCCTGTGGGTGGCGGGGAACGGCAGTAAGTTGAGCTGGGGCAATCCGACGGGTTCTGTGGATCTGCTCGTCAGCACGCGGGGTTTGCATCGCTTAATCAACCATGCGGCTGCCGACCTCACCGTCACTGTGGAGGCGGGCATGCCCCTCATGGAATTGCAGCGGATCCTGGCGGAAAAAGGGCAATGGTGGCCGGTGGATCCCCTGTACCCCGACTGGGCCACCTTGGGCGGGATCCTCGCCACAGCCGATACGGGTTCCCTGCGACAGCGCTATGGCGGGATCCGGGACTTAATTTTGGGGATCACCTTTGTGCGCGCGGATGGGGAAGTGGCCAAAGCCGGCGGACGGGTGGTGAAAAATGTGGCGGGATACGACCTGATGAAGCTGTTCACCGGATCCCTGGGCAGTTTGGGCATCGTGACCCAGGTGAGCTTGCGGCTTTATCCTCTCCCGGCGGCACAGGGTTGCCTCAGGGGGACGGGATCCCTGATGGTGTTGGAGGAGTTCTGTCAGCAGCTTTTGCGGGCCAAGGTCAGCCCGGTTGGGTTGGACCTGGGGCTGGATGGGGGCGAACCGTATGTAGCGATCCTCTTTCATGGCTCAGAGCGGGTCATTGCCGAGCAGATGGCCCAAACGCGATTTCTGGGTGAGGCCCTCCATTGGCAGGAAGAAGTCAAAGAAGGGTTAGCAGCGACAACCGAAGTGGGGCGGGGTTTGATGACTTTACAGCCCAGTTCAACTCGTTCAGAAACTGTGCTGATGAAATTCGGCTGTTTGCCCAACCGGAGCCTCGGGATTTTGCAACAGTTTCAAGCCCTTTTTCCCGGCTGTTGGGTGCAACTGCACCGGGGCTGTGGCCTGGGACGAGCTTGGGTAGTCAACCCAGAAGGGGGATCCCTAGAACAACTGCAACAGCACTTAAAGTCGGCTGGTGGTTTTCTCACGCTGCTGGAAGCTCCACCCCCGTTAAAAGCAGCCCTTGCCCAAGACCTTGGCCCCACCGGGATCCTCATGGACAAACTTCGTCAGCAATTTGACCCTGCCCGTACCTTTGGCTTGCGGCTCCCTGTGGTCAGTAGCGACAGCCTACAAAGCCCCGAAGCGAGCCGGTAA